Proteins encoded within one genomic window of Mauremys mutica isolate MM-2020 ecotype Southern chromosome 11, ASM2049712v1, whole genome shotgun sequence:
- the LOC123344416 gene encoding F-actin-capping protein subunit alpha-2-like, producing the protein MDRMTREQPLSRQEKVKIVSSLLKQAPPEEFCEAFSDLRLLVGDDSLMCQEAASLCALHNKLHFTPVKRKECEVLLTRHNELEEKHFLDSQRQVSFKFDHLRKEASEFQAHPQEDEKGEAWRRALYESLKAYVSSHYPGGICSVFIKDTAIRKILIACIAGRLHRPSAFWNGLWKSEWTFTLTPTSTSTQVTGTIMVQAHYFEDGNIHLTVCKDVAESLPVTTETQTSQDFVKLLEDADNQFQDGLMEEYRRMSDTHLKAFRRQLPITHSMINWEKIVTAKIVKAPAVQ; encoded by the coding sequence ATGGACAGAATGACTAGGGAACAGCCCCTGTCCAGACAAGAGAAGGTGAAGATTGTGAGCAGTCTCTTGAAGCAGGCCCCGCCTGAAGAATTCTGCGAGGCCTTCAGCGATCTGCGCCTGCTGGTGGGTGATGACAGCCTGATGTGCCAGGAAGCTGCCTCCCTCTGTGCCCTGCACAACAAGCTCCACTTCACTCCAGTCAAGAGGAAGGAGTGTGAGGTGCTGCTGACCCGCCACAACGAGCTGGAGGAAAAACACTTCCTTGACTCCCAGAGACAGGTCTCTTTCAAATTTGACCACCTGAGGAAAGAGGCAAGTGAGTTTCAGGCTCACCCACAGGAAGATGAGAAAGGTGAGGCATGGAGAAGGGCCCTCTATGAGAGCCTGAAAGCATACGTCAGCAGCCACTATCCTGGGGGAATTTGCAGTGTCTTCATCAAGGATACAGCAATCCGGAAAATCCTCATCGCCTGCATTGCGGGTCGTCTCCACCGGCCCTCAGCTTTCTGGAATGGCCTGTGGAAATCAGAGTGGACTTTCACCTTGACTCCCACTTCCACTTCCACCCAGGTGACTGGGACCATCATGGTGCAGGCTCACTACTTTGAAGATGGCAACATACACTTGACAGTGTGCAAGGATGTGGCAGAGAGTCTGCCTGTCACCACGGAGACTCAAACCTCCCAGGACTTTGTGAAACTGCTGGAGGATGCAGACAACCAGTTCCAGGATGGGCTGATGGAAGAATACCGGAGGATGAGCGATACCCACTTGAAGGCTTTCCGAAGACAGCTGCCCATCACCCACAGCATGATCAACTGGGAGAAAATAGTGACAGCTAAGATAGTGAAGGCACCTGCTGTCCAGTGA